One window from the genome of Diospyros lotus cultivar Yz01 chromosome 11, ASM1463336v1, whole genome shotgun sequence encodes:
- the LOC127813683 gene encoding uncharacterized protein LOC127813683, whose protein sequence is MTKMRKLNRPTGHRISMLRTMVSQLVRHERIETTVAKAKEIRRLADNMVQLGKEGTLSAARRAGGFVRGDDVLHKLFTELAYRYKDRAGGYTRLLRTRIRVGDAAPMAYIEFIDRENELRQSKPPTPQPPQRVPLDPWTKSQLSRQFAPPKEDKHSESDA, encoded by the exons ATGACGAAGATGAGAAAACTCAATCGTCCGACGGGCCACCGGATTTCCATGCTCAG AACGATGGTTTCGCAGTTGGTGAGACACGAGAGGATTGAAACTACCGTTGCCAAG GCTAAAGAAATCCGCCGGCTTGCTGATAACATGGTACAGCTTGGGAAAGAG GGTACTCTTAGTGCTGCAAGGCGTGCTGGTGGATTTGTACGAGGAGATGATGTCCTTCATAAGCTATTTACAGAACTTGCTTACCGATATAA AGATAGGGCAGGTGGATACACAAGACTACTTCGAACTCGAATACGGGTTGGTGATGCAGCACCTATGGCTTACATTGA GTTTATAGACAGAGAAAATGAGCTGAGACAATCAAAACCACCGACTCCACAACCACCACAGAGAGTACCTTTGGATCCCTGGACAAAATCCCAGCTTAGCAGGCAATTTGCACCACCCAAGGAGGATAAACATTCTGAATCTGATGCTTGA